One Nitrospina watsonii DNA segment encodes these proteins:
- the lepB gene encoding signal peptidase I — protein sequence MSNNPEQNTPGSAGNAAAATSTSKPQKSTLREYTEAILIALLLALLIRTFIVQAFKIPSGSMEDTLLIGDHLLVTKFTYGIHIPNEVPLLNIQLFPDYLLLQETPERGDIIVFKYPLDESKDFIKRVIGLPGEKLEVRHQQVYINDRRLEEPYAHHTEPPSLERIPERDDVGPVMIPEGHVFVMGDNRENSHDSRKWGFLDLDKVRGKAQWIYWSWNNENGGVRFNRIGLSVDDHEPTGPALANP from the coding sequence ATGTCAAATAATCCCGAACAGAACACGCCCGGCTCCGCAGGCAATGCGGCGGCGGCCACCTCGACTTCCAAACCGCAGAAGAGCACGCTCCGGGAATACACCGAGGCCATCCTCATCGCCTTGCTGTTGGCCCTGCTCATCCGCACGTTCATTGTGCAGGCGTTCAAGATCCCTTCCGGCTCCATGGAAGACACGCTGCTGATCGGCGACCACCTGCTGGTCACCAAGTTCACCTACGGCATCCACATCCCCAACGAAGTTCCATTGTTGAATATCCAGCTGTTTCCGGACTACCTGCTGTTGCAGGAAACGCCGGAGCGCGGCGACATCATCGTCTTCAAATACCCGCTGGACGAGTCCAAGGATTTCATCAAGCGTGTCATCGGCCTGCCCGGAGAAAAGCTGGAAGTGCGTCACCAGCAGGTGTACATCAACGACCGCCGGCTGGAAGAACCTTATGCGCACCATACCGAACCGCCCAGCCTGGAACGCATTCCGGAACGCGATGATGTGGGCCCGGTGATGATCCCCGAAGGTCATGTGTTCGTGATGGGCGACAACCGCGAAAACAGTCACGACAGCCGCAAGTGGGGCTTCCTCGACCTCGACAAGGTGCGGGGCAAGGCGCAGTGGATTTACTGGTCGTGGAACAATGAAAACGGCGGGGTGCGGTTCAACCGCATCGGCTTGTCCGTGGACGATCACGAACCCACCGGCCCCGCGCTGGCCAACCCATGA
- a CDS encoding DUF4399 domain-containing protein → MTKMVRFGFLAVLMFAVGCAGQGGSGGGDMGSADRVAGDNKGVKIVKPRTASSVDNQVEICMETNGYTVEPAKNGVNPGKGHHHLIIDVDLPPAGQPIPKDSNHIHMGDGSTCKTIELSDGMHRIQALFAQGNHVPYDPPVSDSIVVFVQ, encoded by the coding sequence ATGACTAAAATGGTTCGTTTTGGGTTTTTAGCGGTTTTGATGTTTGCAGTAGGTTGTGCCGGCCAGGGTGGTTCCGGTGGTGGAGACATGGGGTCCGCGGACCGGGTCGCTGGCGACAATAAAGGCGTTAAAATCGTTAAGCCACGGACTGCCTCCAGCGTCGACAACCAGGTTGAAATCTGTATGGAGACCAACGGCTATACGGTGGAACCGGCCAAGAACGGCGTCAACCCCGGTAAAGGACATCATCACCTGATCATCGATGTGGATCTGCCGCCGGCCGGACAGCCGATCCCGAAGGACAGCAACCACATCCACATGGGTGACGGCTCGACCTGTAAAACCATTGAACTCAGCGATGGCATGCACCGGATTCAGGCTTTGTTTGCCCAGGGCAACCATGTGCCTTACGATCCTCCGGTTTCGGATTCGATTGTTGTCTTTGTTCAGTAA
- a CDS encoding winged helix-turn-helix domain-containing protein, with protein sequence MSASPSNKPAQLKSRFRITLHGEIALGPGKVDLLEAIGRTGSISAAARELGLSYRRAWGMVDTMNQCFKKPLVEGSQGGAGGGGAQLTALGQSVIDQYRAMETKAMKSVQAEWKALHKHLDTK encoded by the coding sequence ATGTCCGCATCGCCCTCCAACAAACCGGCGCAATTGAAATCCCGTTTCCGCATCACCCTGCACGGTGAGATCGCCCTCGGTCCGGGCAAGGTGGATTTGCTGGAAGCCATCGGCCGGACCGGATCGATCTCGGCGGCAGCGCGGGAGCTCGGCCTCAGTTACCGCCGCGCCTGGGGCATGGTGGACACCATGAACCAGTGTTTCAAAAAACCGCTGGTGGAAGGCAGCCAGGGCGGCGCCGGTGGGGGCGGCGCGCAATTGACGGCACTCGGACAGAGTGTCATCGACCAGTACCGCGCCATGGAAACCAAAGCCATGAAGTCGGTGCAGGCGGAATGGAAAGCCCTGCACAAACACCTCGACACAAAGTAA
- a CDS encoding phosphodiester glycosidase family protein, producing MKFGTHTLILGALLASLTLGAGAATSSGPKNGNPVPWVTLEPGLQLGTFLSPRKSIIGDSLVRVLRIDPAHFRFRLLNASSDRNKRRSAKEWVQDHNLVAAINASMYQTDNLTSVSLMKTIDHVNNTWYSKDRALLAFHPQETSLPPVQILDRDCQDVESLRERYQTLIQSIRMISCDGDNVWKQQDKIWSTSVIGMDADGHMLFVHVRSPYSTHDLIDILLELPIHLKRAMYVEGGPEAQLFIQSGTAQMEFLGSYSTDSNENDANRIAWPIPNVVGIERIPSPKTP from the coding sequence ATGAAGTTCGGTACCCACACCCTGATCCTTGGCGCCCTGCTGGCAAGCCTGACACTGGGAGCCGGAGCGGCCACGAGTTCCGGCCCGAAGAACGGCAACCCGGTGCCCTGGGTGACGCTGGAGCCGGGCCTGCAACTCGGCACCTTCCTGTCACCGCGCAAATCCATCATCGGCGATTCGCTGGTGCGCGTGCTGCGCATCGACCCGGCCCATTTCCGGTTCCGCCTGCTCAACGCCTCGTCCGACCGCAACAAACGCCGCTCCGCCAAAGAGTGGGTGCAGGACCACAACCTCGTCGCCGCCATCAACGCCAGCATGTACCAGACCGACAACCTGACCAGCGTGTCGCTGATGAAAACCATCGACCATGTCAACAACACCTGGTATTCGAAAGACCGCGCCCTGCTGGCATTCCACCCGCAGGAAACCTCGCTGCCGCCGGTGCAGATTCTGGACCGCGACTGCCAGGATGTGGAATCGCTGCGCGAACGGTACCAAACGCTGATCCAAAGCATCCGCATGATTTCCTGCGACGGCGACAACGTGTGGAAGCAGCAGGACAAAATCTGGAGCACCTCCGTCATCGGCATGGATGCCGACGGACACATGCTGTTCGTGCATGTGCGCTCGCCCTACAGCACGCACGACCTCATCGACATCCTGCTGGAGTTGCCGATCCATCTGAAACGGGCGATGTACGTCGAAGGCGGCCCGGAGGCGCAACTGTTCATACAATCCGGCACCGCGCAGATGGAATTTTTAGGCAGCTATTCCACCGACTCGAACGAGAACGACGCCAACCGCATCGCCTGGCCCATCCCCAACGTGGTCGGAATCGAACGCATCCCGTCACCCAAAACCCCATGA
- a CDS encoding HAD family hydrolase — protein MKKTGAMDPQLKTRLTSLLDGCEGVILDFDGLIADSEPFHYKAYNTVFERYGHSIDADEYWVEFTSKGKGIQGEIERYNLKLDIRPEAMREQKFELYSEFCSNGDIRLFPDARRFMETMKQRFKLAIASGSWEHDIRAILRHGEAEHLVETILGKSPGTRREKPAPDIFLQAAEQLGLAPERCLVMEDALKGVHAAHDAGMSCVIVLNPLNRNIDFSQADLIVSSLAEFMDHL, from the coding sequence ATGAAAAAAACCGGCGCCATGGACCCGCAACTCAAAACCCGGCTGACGTCGCTGCTCGACGGCTGCGAAGGCGTCATCCTCGACTTCGACGGCCTGATCGCCGACTCGGAACCGTTCCACTACAAGGCCTACAACACCGTGTTCGAACGTTACGGACACAGCATCGATGCCGACGAATACTGGGTCGAATTCACCTCGAAAGGCAAAGGCATCCAGGGCGAGATCGAGCGCTACAACCTGAAGCTCGACATCCGCCCCGAGGCCATGCGCGAGCAGAAATTCGAACTGTACTCCGAATTCTGTTCCAACGGCGACATCCGCCTGTTCCCCGACGCCCGCCGTTTCATGGAAACGATGAAGCAACGCTTCAAGCTGGCCATCGCCTCCGGATCCTGGGAACACGACATCCGCGCCATCCTCCGCCATGGTGAAGCCGAACACCTGGTCGAGACCATCCTCGGCAAGTCACCCGGCACGCGGCGGGAAAAACCGGCTCCCGACATTTTTCTGCAGGCGGCGGAACAACTGGGCCTGGCCCCCGAACGCTGCCTGGTGATGGAAGACGCGCTGAAAGGCGTGCACGCCGCACACGATGCAGGCATGTCCTGCGTCATCGTGCTCAATCCCCTCAACCGGAACATCGACTTCTCCCAGGCCGACCTCATCGTCTCCAGCCTGGCGGAATTCATGGACCATCTCTGA